A genomic region of Haladaptatus sp. R4 contains the following coding sequences:
- a CDS encoding DUF6691 family protein: MSAKPDQGGVLFSLLIVAGGLLFGFGLGFSHMAQPEVVLHFLQFQDFGLLFVMGGAAVVTGTTFAVATRLLGRAPLTGKAYVRRLKSFDRNVIVGGVIFGAGWGISGICPGAAYASFGIGNFPILFAIGGMFLGAYAQGVWRKLGASDRSTPSQAD; this comes from the coding sequence ATGAGCGCGAAACCGGACCAGGGAGGGGTGCTGTTCTCCCTCCTCATCGTCGCGGGCGGCCTGCTGTTCGGGTTCGGACTGGGCTTCAGTCACATGGCCCAACCCGAGGTCGTCCTGCACTTCCTGCAGTTCCAGGACTTCGGTCTCCTGTTCGTCATGGGCGGTGCGGCGGTCGTCACCGGGACGACGTTCGCGGTCGCCACTCGACTGTTGGGGCGGGCACCGCTCACAGGAAAGGCCTACGTCCGCAGGCTGAAATCGTTCGACCGGAACGTCATCGTCGGTGGCGTCATCTTCGGCGCGGGTTGGGGCATCTCCGGCATCTGTCCGGGTGCCGCCTACGCCAGTTTCGGGATCGGGAACTTTCCCATCCTCTTCGCCATCGGCGGGATGTTCCTCGGCGCGTACGCACAAGGCGTCTGGCGGAAACTCGGCGCGAGCGACCGTTCGACGCCGTCACAAGCGGACTGA
- a CDS encoding YeeE/YedE family protein — MHPLPVFALLDILPNELFPNGVSRYAIGGVFIGLGVAVIYLGTGIIAGASTFLESTLSYVSDVPRFQKPKYVASRDWRVLFTLGMVGGAAIYQFTFHGDIWTTDVQWWRLLGGGFLVGVGTRLGKGCTSGHGVCGVGSASFTSIVNVATFMVVAIGVAQLMQALQVVP, encoded by the coding sequence ATGCATCCACTGCCAGTATTCGCGTTATTGGACATCCTTCCCAACGAACTGTTTCCGAACGGCGTGAGCCGATACGCCATCGGTGGCGTCTTCATCGGCCTCGGCGTCGCCGTCATCTACCTCGGCACCGGCATCATCGCCGGAGCGAGTACGTTCCTGGAGTCCACGCTGTCGTACGTCTCCGACGTACCGCGCTTCCAGAAACCGAAGTACGTCGCCTCCCGTGACTGGCGTGTGCTGTTCACGCTCGGAATGGTCGGCGGAGCGGCCATCTATCAGTTCACCTTCCACGGTGACATTTGGACGACCGACGTGCAGTGGTGGCGACTCCTCGGTGGCGGATTCCTCGTCGGTGTTGGCACGCGACTCGGTAAGGGCTGTACGTCCGGACACGGCGTCTGTGGCGTCGGCTCCGCGTCGTTCACTTCCATCGTCAACGTGGCGACGTTCATGGTGGTGGCCATCGGCGTCGCGCAACTGATGCAAGCCCTACAGGTGGTACCATGA